A genomic window from Tolypothrix sp. PCC 7910 includes:
- a CDS encoding serine/threonine-protein kinase, producing the protein MPDPNIGRLLSKRYQMQELIGTGAMGRVYRAKDVLLGGVPVAVKFLALSIQNEKMRLQERFEREAKTCALLGQKSIHIVRVMDYGLDDKNTPFYVMEYLQGESLSNIIRLQNLSVPRFLSMVRQICLGLQCAHDGIMVDGHIYPIIHRDIKPSNMLVIQDASFGELVKVLDFGIAKLLQSDGNVTNYYLGTLAYSSPEQMEGKELDNRSDIYSLGVMMFEMLTGKMPLVPTTSSFGAWYKVHRHQEPISFAEAAPALQVPKPLEDLIKNCLAKAPSDRPQNISDILNILLAIEHHYHTRLSLPKTDAVAEVMTTKPDLEPQTKGDSQISSANNEIPSIYSWPKNKPIADIVFPQAIRTNAGVVPSLWVMLQQEEIQKRLVCKRYNQFLFITVPHPMVLWITVLYNRQHGAKWLPYYLDLKTSLGQEIANLMGQTGSYRLLFFARELPGSCSHMLVSTIAPAQCQKLQDWANSSKVMVSSAEPQMSKTLLKREYEKIKPMILAKLEGMSTNSQFDLSH; encoded by the coding sequence ATGCCAGATCCCAACATTGGTCGCCTACTCAGCAAACGCTACCAGATGCAAGAGTTAATTGGTACTGGAGCAATGGGCCGAGTTTATCGTGCTAAGGATGTTTTGTTGGGAGGAGTACCTGTAGCAGTAAAGTTCCTGGCTTTGTCGATTCAAAATGAAAAAATGCGATTGCAAGAACGTTTTGAGCGTGAAGCCAAAACCTGTGCCTTACTTGGACAAAAAAGTATTCATATTGTCCGAGTGATGGACTATGGTTTAGACGACAAGAACACCCCCTTCTATGTCATGGAATATTTGCAAGGAGAAAGTTTAAGCAATATTATTCGCCTACAAAATCTGTCTGTGCCAAGATTTTTGAGTATGGTGCGTCAGATTTGTTTAGGGTTACAGTGCGCCCATGATGGCATTATGGTTGATGGCCATATCTACCCAATTATCCATCGTGATATCAAGCCCAGTAATATGTTGGTGATTCAAGATGCCAGCTTTGGAGAATTGGTTAAAGTTCTCGATTTCGGGATTGCCAAATTGCTCCAATCAGATGGCAATGTGACTAACTACTACTTAGGTACTTTGGCTTATTCTTCTCCAGAGCAAATGGAGGGTAAAGAATTAGACAACCGCTCTGATATTTATAGTTTGGGCGTGATGATGTTTGAGATGCTCACCGGTAAGATGCCGCTTGTACCCACTACTTCCTCTTTTGGGGCATGGTATAAAGTGCATCGTCATCAAGAGCCCATTTCTTTTGCAGAAGCAGCTCCAGCCCTACAAGTGCCGAAACCACTGGAAGACTTAATCAAGAATTGCCTTGCTAAAGCACCAAGCGATCGCCCCCAAAATATCAGTGATATCCTCAATATATTATTAGCTATTGAGCACCATTATCACACTCGTCTGTCTTTACCAAAAACTGATGCGGTAGCTGAGGTCATGACAACTAAACCCGATCTGGAGCCGCAAACAAAAGGTGATTCACAAATATCTAGCGCTAATAATGAAATTCCGTCTATCTATTCTTGGCCTAAAAATAAACCAATTGCTGATATTGTATTTCCGCAAGCCATCCGCACCAATGCTGGGGTTGTACCTTCTCTGTGGGTAATGCTACAGCAAGAGGAAATTCAAAAGCGCTTAGTTTGTAAACGCTACAATCAATTTTTGTTTATTACTGTTCCTCATCCTATGGTGCTGTGGATTACAGTGCTCTACAATCGCCAACATGGTGCTAAATGGTTACCTTACTACCTAGATCTCAAAACCAGTCTTGGGCAGGAAATAGCTAATCTTATGGGGCAAACAGGTTCTTATCGCCTGTTATTTTTTGCTAGGGAGTTACCAGGTAGCTGTTCTCATATGCTTGTTTCTACGATCGCTCCTGCCCAATGCCAAAAACTGCAAGATTGGGCCAATAGCAGTAAGGTAATGGTTTCTTCTGCTGAACCCCAAATGAGTAAAACTCTACTTAAACGTGAGTACGAAAAAATAAAGCCGATGATTCTAGCAAAGCTGGAAGGAATGAGCACTAATTCCCAATTTGACCTTTCTCACTAA
- a CDS encoding serine protease, which yields MTTKAIYKNPFALFFAGIVSAVALGGSVSVQAQTESQPSSPPKFTKFQPGKLKIQGNGNPFKPSGMRQSEKPTGGKRGIPDGVDDRVPMLSRDYPWSAIGRVQGTTTDAKSYHCTGTLIADDLVLTNSHCVIDPETHQLSKKILFLPNVINGAVSNERDIATVEQVIYGTDFTGDSTTSQLNDWAIMKINQPLGRKYGYLGWKSLPASALIKNKEKLFFVGYSGDYPNPEKKGYEFLTAGQGWTAGFQAGCSIVKEENGVLFHDCDTAGGSSGGPIIGLIDGQPYIVALNNAEIKNTRTHQDIINLAVKISFLDELVGNK from the coding sequence ATGACTACAAAAGCTATTTACAAGAACCCTTTCGCGCTTTTTTTTGCAGGAATTGTGAGTGCTGTGGCTTTAGGGGGTTCGGTATCTGTGCAAGCACAAACAGAATCACAACCTAGTTCTCCTCCTAAATTTACGAAATTCCAACCAGGCAAATTAAAAATCCAAGGTAATGGTAACCCATTCAAACCTTCTGGAATGAGACAGTCAGAAAAACCGACTGGAGGTAAACGAGGAATTCCTGATGGTGTAGACGATCGCGTTCCTATGCTGAGTCGAGATTATCCTTGGTCTGCGATCGGTCGGGTACAAGGAACAACAACTGATGCTAAAAGTTACCATTGCACGGGTACTTTAATTGCTGATGATCTAGTTTTGACTAATTCTCACTGTGTTATCGATCCGGAAACTCATCAACTCAGCAAAAAAATTCTGTTTCTACCAAATGTCATCAATGGCGCGGTCAGTAATGAAAGAGATATTGCTACTGTAGAACAAGTAATTTATGGTACAGATTTTACTGGCGACAGCACTACGAGTCAGCTTAATGACTGGGCAATTATGAAAATTAATCAGCCTCTGGGTCGCAAGTATGGTTATCTAGGATGGAAATCTCTCCCAGCAAGCGCATTGATCAAAAATAAGGAAAAATTATTCTTTGTTGGCTACTCTGGTGATTATCCCAATCCTGAGAAAAAAGGTTATGAGTTCCTCACTGCTGGTCAAGGCTGGACTGCGGGTTTTCAAGCTGGATGCAGTATTGTGAAGGAGGAGAACGGAGTATTATTTCATGATTGTGACACTGCAGGAGGCTCTTCTGGTGGGCCCATCATTGGTTTGATTGATGGACAACCATATATTGTGGCACTCAATAATGCGGAAATTAAAAACACGAGAACTCATCAAGATATCATCAATCTAGCTGTCAAAATCTCCTTTTTAGATGAGTTGGTAGGTAATAAGTAA
- a CDS encoding Stp1/IreP family PP2C-type Ser/Thr phosphatase has translation MKLNFAGLSDPGLIRSNNQDAYYIDPEKRFCIVADGMGGHAGGEEASRIATQQIQAYLAENWQTSQSAQELLVQALWRANEAILQDQQNSPERADMGTTAVVVVFRESESPWCAHVGDSRLYRWRGSHLEQITEDHTWVARAIKLGDITFEEARVHPFRHVLSRCLGREDLHQIDVQPIDLIVGDRLLLCSDGLTEELADQKIADCLQDNSVLDKAAYSLVEAAKAHGGHDNITVALVAVEDN, from the coding sequence ATGAAACTTAACTTCGCGGGTCTTAGCGATCCGGGACTTATTCGTTCTAATAACCAAGATGCTTACTATATCGACCCAGAGAAACGATTTTGTATCGTTGCTGATGGGATGGGTGGTCATGCAGGCGGAGAGGAAGCTAGTCGCATCGCTACGCAGCAAATTCAAGCTTATTTAGCAGAAAATTGGCAAACTTCTCAGTCTGCTCAAGAATTACTAGTACAAGCTTTGTGGCGTGCTAATGAGGCAATTTTGCAGGATCAGCAAAATTCCCCCGAACGCGCTGATATGGGGACAACGGCTGTCGTTGTGGTTTTCCGGGAATCTGAGTCTCCTTGGTGCGCTCATGTTGGCGACTCTAGGCTTTATCGCTGGCGCGGCTCCCATTTAGAACAAATTACAGAAGATCATACTTGGGTGGCTCGGGCTATTAAACTGGGCGATATTACTTTTGAAGAAGCGCGGGTTCATCCCTTTCGCCACGTTTTGTCACGGTGTTTAGGGCGCGAGGACTTACACCAAATTGACGTACAACCAATAGATCTGATTGTAGGCGATCGCTTACTTTTATGCAGTGATGGTCTCACAGAAGAATTGGCCGATCAAAAAATAGCGGACTGTCTGCAAGATAACTCTGTCCTAGATAAGGCTGCGTATTCACTAGTTGAGGCCGCTAAAGCTCATGGTGGACACGATAACATCACAGTTGCACTCGTTGCAGTCGAGGATAATTAA
- a CDS encoding carbohydrate ABC transporter permease, translating into MSKPRWNLQSTDFLSLGLLLLGAFIVLLPLFVVFLTSFAPGGATPEVVPKNNWTLANYRDAWQRGKFLLAFANSTLVAIAVTAFQIVTSALAGYALARLKFRGRQALLLIVLATLVIPFQLLVIPIFLVLKWGHLINTYGALILPTAVNGFGIFLLRQYFQTIPVELEEAAAIDGANRLQILWQVMLPLARPALVTLFLFTFIGEWNDLFKPLVFTTRPELRTVQLALAEFQEQFTNNWPLMMAAVTIATVPVMVLFLIGQRQFIRGIATTGIKN; encoded by the coding sequence ATGTCCAAACCACGCTGGAATCTACAATCTACCGATTTTTTGAGCTTAGGATTATTACTGCTGGGTGCTTTCATAGTTTTGCTACCCCTGTTTGTGGTCTTCCTTACCTCTTTTGCGCCTGGAGGGGCAACGCCGGAAGTTGTACCCAAAAATAACTGGACTTTAGCTAATTACCGCGATGCATGGCAGCGAGGTAAATTTTTGTTAGCGTTTGCTAATTCTACCCTAGTAGCGATCGCAGTGACGGCATTTCAAATTGTGACTTCGGCATTGGCAGGTTATGCCCTAGCACGGCTGAAATTTCGTGGGAGACAAGCACTGCTATTGATTGTCTTAGCAACTTTGGTAATTCCCTTTCAATTATTAGTAATTCCTATTTTCTTGGTATTGAAGTGGGGACATTTAATTAATACTTACGGAGCGTTAATTCTACCAACTGCTGTCAACGGCTTTGGAATTTTCTTATTACGTCAGTATTTCCAGACAATACCTGTAGAGTTGGAAGAAGCTGCGGCTATAGACGGGGCGAACAGACTACAAATTTTATGGCAAGTCATGTTACCTCTAGCCCGTCCTGCTTTAGTAACGTTGTTTTTATTCACCTTTATCGGTGAATGGAACGATTTATTTAAGCCCTTAGTATTTACCACACGTCCAGAATTAAGAACAGTGCAGCTAGCATTAGCCGAGTTTCAAGAGCAATTTACTAATAATTGGCCCTTAATGATGGCAGCGGTAACAATTGCAACTGTGCCTGTGATGGTACTATTTCTCATCGGACAGAGACAGTTTATTCGTGGTATTGCGACGACGGGGATTAAGAATTAG
- a CDS encoding AarF/ABC1/UbiB kinase family protein, which produces MEKGYSDKAYRWNRENYSSRRRFIDIWSFVLTLMFKLWRYNKAWSYPGGMTEAKQAARRKAQAVWIRNTLLDLGPTFIKVGQLFSTRADIFPVEYVEELAKLQDKVPAFSYEQVEAIIERELGKKIPELFQSFDPVPLAAASLGQVHKAVLYTGEAVVVKVQRPGLKKLFEIDLQILKGIARYFQNHPKWGRGRDWIGIYEECCRILWEEIDYLNEGRNADSFRRNFRGYEWVKVPRIHWRYTSSRVLTLEYVPGIKISQYEALEAAGLDRKLIARQGAQAYLIQLLNNGFFHADPHPGNIAVGPNGDLIFYDFGMMGRIKSNIREGLMETLFGIAQKDGDRVVQSLIDLGAIAPTDDMGPVRRSVQYMLDNFMDKPFENQSVAAISDDLYEIAYNQPFRFPATFTFVMRAFSTLEGVGKGLDPEFNFMEVAKPYAMQLMTDMNGSEGNSFLNELSRQAVQVSTTAFGLPRRLEDTLEKLERGDMRMRVRSLETERLLRRQSNIQIGISYALLVSGFTLSSTILLVNHYVLLAVLAGLIAAAIAVLLIRLLLRLERYERMY; this is translated from the coding sequence ATGGAAAAAGGTTATTCAGATAAGGCATACCGTTGGAATCGCGAAAATTATTCTAGCCGACGGCGTTTTATTGACATTTGGTCGTTTGTTTTGACCTTAATGTTCAAGCTTTGGCGATACAACAAAGCTTGGAGTTATCCTGGTGGCATGACAGAGGCCAAGCAAGCTGCAAGGCGCAAAGCCCAAGCTGTCTGGATTCGTAATACCCTGCTAGACTTAGGGCCAACCTTTATTAAAGTGGGGCAGTTATTTTCCACCCGTGCTGATATCTTCCCCGTTGAATATGTAGAAGAATTAGCAAAGTTACAAGACAAAGTACCCGCCTTTAGTTATGAGCAAGTAGAGGCAATTATTGAGCGAGAACTAGGTAAGAAAATTCCGGAACTTTTCCAGAGTTTTGATCCGGTTCCTTTAGCGGCTGCTAGTTTGGGACAAGTCCACAAAGCTGTCTTATACACTGGCGAAGCAGTTGTTGTCAAAGTACAACGTCCAGGACTGAAAAAGTTATTTGAAATAGATTTACAAATTCTTAAGGGAATTGCCCGTTATTTCCAAAACCATCCTAAATGGGGGCGAGGTCGAGATTGGATAGGAATTTACGAAGAATGTTGTCGCATTCTTTGGGAAGAAATTGATTACCTGAATGAAGGACGCAATGCTGATAGTTTTCGGCGTAACTTCCGCGGCTATGAATGGGTGAAAGTACCGAGGATTCACTGGCGTTATACTTCGTCGCGAGTGCTGACCTTGGAATACGTTCCTGGCATCAAAATTAGCCAATATGAAGCATTAGAAGCAGCAGGTCTAGATCGCAAGCTTATTGCCCGTCAAGGTGCCCAAGCATACCTAATTCAACTGCTGAATAATGGGTTTTTCCATGCCGATCCGCACCCAGGAAATATTGCCGTCGGCCCAAATGGCGATTTAATATTTTACGATTTCGGCATGATGGGGCGGATTAAATCTAACATCCGCGAAGGGCTAATGGAAACGCTGTTTGGTATTGCCCAAAAAGATGGCGATCGCGTTGTCCAATCTCTGATCGATTTAGGAGCGATCGCTCCAACCGATGACATGGGGCCAGTGCGGCGTTCTGTCCAGTATATGCTGGATAATTTTATGGATAAGCCGTTTGAAAATCAATCAGTGGCGGCAATCAGTGACGACCTGTACGAAATAGCTTATAATCAACCATTTAGATTTCCAGCAACCTTCACTTTTGTGATGCGAGCTTTTTCCACTCTTGAGGGAGTCGGTAAGGGCTTAGATCCAGAATTTAATTTTATGGAAGTTGCTAAACCCTACGCAATGCAGCTGATGACAGATATGAATGGTTCTGAGGGCAATAGCTTCCTCAACGAATTAAGCCGTCAAGCAGTTCAAGTTAGTACTACTGCTTTTGGGTTACCCCGGAGATTAGAAGATACACTAGAAAAACTAGAGCGAGGTGACATGCGTATGCGAGTCCGTTCTCTAGAAACTGAACGCCTACTGAGGCGACAAAGTAATATTCAGATAGGTATTAGTTACGCTCTCCTCGTCAGTGGATTTACGCTTTCAAGTACGATTTTATTGGTGAATCATTATGTATTGTTAGCAGTATTAGCAGGCTTAATTGCAGCTGCGATCGCAGTACTACTTATCCGCTTACTTTTACGTCTCGAACGTTATGAACGTATGTATTAA
- a CDS encoding NblA/ycf18 family protein yields the protein MSQPIELSLEQQFSIRSFATQVQHMSHDQAKDFLVKLYEQMVVREATYQELLKHQWGLDSGSTLA from the coding sequence ATGAGTCAACCAATCGAGTTATCCTTGGAACAACAATTCAGCATTCGCTCTTTTGCTACTCAAGTACAGCACATGAGCCATGATCAAGCTAAAGACTTTTTGGTTAAGCTGTATGAGCAAATGGTAGTGCGTGAAGCAACCTACCAAGAGTTACTTAAGCACCAATGGGGCTTAGATTCAGGCTCCACTTTGGCATAG
- a CDS encoding aldehyde oxygenase (deformylating) → MQQITEQSEIDFQSEKYKDAYSRINAIVIEGEQEAHENYIKLAELLPQHKDELIRLSKMESRHKKGFEACGRNLQVEPDLQFAKEFFSGLHANFQKAAAEGKVVTCLLIQALIIECFAIAAYNIYIPVADDFARKITEGVVKDEYSHLNFGEVWLKDNFTESKAELEAANRENLPLVWKMLNQVADDAQVLAMEKDALVEDFMIQYGEALSNIGFTTRDIMRLSAYGLAAA, encoded by the coding sequence ATGCAGCAGATAACAGAGCAATCTGAAATAGATTTCCAAAGCGAAAAATACAAAGACGCTTACAGCCGCATTAATGCGATCGTGATTGAAGGTGAACAAGAAGCCCATGAGAATTACATTAAATTGGCTGAACTGCTGCCGCAACATAAAGATGAATTGATTCGTCTTTCTAAAATGGAAAGTCGCCATAAGAAAGGATTTGAAGCTTGTGGACGCAATTTACAGGTAGAGCCAGATCTACAATTTGCGAAGGAGTTTTTCTCTGGACTGCACGCCAATTTTCAGAAAGCAGCGGCAGAAGGAAAAGTAGTTACTTGCTTGCTTATTCAGGCTTTAATTATTGAATGCTTTGCTATAGCAGCATATAACATCTACATTCCTGTTGCTGATGATTTCGCCCGTAAAATTACTGAGGGTGTAGTCAAAGATGAGTATAGCCATCTTAACTTTGGCGAAGTTTGGTTAAAAGACAATTTTACCGAATCTAAAGCTGAATTAGAAGCAGCAAACCGTGAAAATCTTCCTCTAGTTTGGAAAATGCTCAATCAAGTAGCAGATGATGCTCAAGTTTTAGCAATGGAAAAAGATGCTTTGGTAGAAGATTTCATGATTCAGTACGGTGAAGCATTAAGTAATATTGGCTTCACTACTCGTGACATTATGCGCCTATCAGCCTACGGGCTTGCAGCCGCTTAA
- a CDS encoding long-chain acyl-[acyl-carrier-protein] reductase gives MFGLIGHLTSLEHAQAVAKELGYPEYADQGLDFWCSAPPQIVDKITVTSVTGQKIEGQYVESCFLPEMLANRRIKAATRKILNAMAHAQKHGINITALGGFSSIIFENFNLEQFSQVRNIKLEFERFTTGNTHTAYIICRQVEQASKQLGIELKNATVAVCGATGDIGSAVTRWLDAKTDVKELLLIARNQERLHNLQAELGRGKIMSLEEALPQADIVVWVASMPKGVEIDPTVLKQPCLLIDGGYPKNLGTKIQHPGVYVLNGGIVEHSLDIDWKIMKIVNMEVPARQLFACFAESMLLEFEKLYTNFSWGRNQITVDKMEQIGQVSVKHGFRPLLV, from the coding sequence ATGTTTGGTCTAATAGGACATCTGACTAGTTTGGAACACGCTCAAGCGGTAGCCAAAGAACTGGGATACCCAGAATATGCCGATCAAGGGCTGGATTTTTGGTGCAGTGCCCCACCGCAAATTGTTGATAAGATTACTGTCACTAGCGTAACAGGACAGAAAATAGAAGGGCAGTATGTAGAATCATGCTTCTTGCCTGAAATGCTAGCAAATCGCCGGATAAAAGCAGCAACGCGCAAGATCCTGAACGCCATGGCCCATGCACAAAAGCATGGCATTAATATCACAGCTTTAGGTGGTTTTTCTTCAATTATTTTTGAAAACTTTAACTTGGAGCAGTTTAGCCAAGTTCGGAATATCAAACTAGAGTTTGAACGCTTTACAACTGGCAATACTCACACTGCCTATATTATTTGTCGGCAGGTGGAACAAGCTTCAAAACAATTAGGAATTGAATTAAAGAACGCGACTGTAGCCGTATGTGGCGCAACTGGAGATATTGGTAGTGCTGTCACTCGTTGGCTAGATGCGAAAACAGATGTCAAAGAATTACTACTAATAGCCCGTAACCAAGAACGTCTCCATAATTTGCAAGCTGAACTGGGACGGGGGAAAATTATGTCTTTAGAGGAAGCTCTACCCCAAGCCGATATTGTGGTTTGGGTTGCTAGTATGCCTAAAGGCGTAGAAATAGACCCAACTGTATTGAAGCAACCCTGTTTGTTGATTGATGGTGGCTATCCTAAAAATTTAGGGACAAAGATTCAGCATCCTGGGGTATATGTGCTAAATGGTGGCATTGTAGAGCATTCTCTAGATATTGACTGGAAAATTATGAAAATAGTCAATATGGAAGTGCCAGCACGTCAACTGTTTGCTTGTTTTGCGGAATCAATGCTGCTGGAGTTTGAGAAGTTATATACGAACTTTTCTTGGGGGCGGAATCAGATTACCGTAGACAAAATGGAGCAGATTGGTCAGGTTTCAGTTAAGCATGGATTTAGACCACTGCTAGTTTAG
- a CDS encoding adenylate/guanylate cyclase domain-containing protein, which translates to MKYQVLERIFNKPSFPRKFERLEIDHNFHILDNSEQVHKFAERPEEVIQGKDIRLSFPEFIGMEDILVSILKGEQELFELPGIKRCSNSNYEIYIDIYIISEQVEFKLANRLLILIEEVTDRLAFEQKIAQKYHEASLLSSTLIAYKNYMEQVIGSMADALLVTSNSGKIKKINTATKKIFGFSEAELIGHSISLIIDDYTLFQNILKKYSLSQQKSSNIEVVCRTKKREKLLIAFSCSVVPNHIGSLEDIVYIGRDITARQRREQRICAQYAITRILSESQSIKEAMPKILQAICQTIGWDLGELWTPNEYITRSIKRDSNNNIVLRCVEIWSSRVVSVREFKAITWQTTYKAGVGLPGRIWARSSPLWLKDIADDDSQRSQSASTAGLHAAFGFPILDDREILGVMVFFNQEVQQKDIDLLQMMVSIGNQIGHFIKCKQTEAALVESEERYRDLFENVNDLIQSVNAYGRFLYVNKAWQKTLGYSEAEIANMNLFDIIHPDFHQRSRQKFYSVMSGEKLAQVQTAFMTKNGQTIYLEGNINCKFVEGKPVAIRGIFRNITQRILAQEALYNQKEQTERLLSNISPVDISIPSQETTEISKDFAYVTVLFADIIGLSEIAASMSAMQLVSLLNPIFSAFDRLSERYSLQKIQTINDAYIVMAGLPIPRTDHAQAIAHMALDMQTAIALFNSEHQQNFQIRIGIHSGPLIVSMMHIQKFNYNRWGETVNLASYMELQGIPGQIQVSQTAYESLYNDFFLEKRGEIEVPGKGNMMTYLLKARK; encoded by the coding sequence ATGAAATACCAGGTATTAGAGCGAATTTTTAATAAACCTTCATTCCCACGTAAATTTGAACGCCTGGAAATCGATCATAATTTTCATATTTTAGATAATTCTGAGCAAGTACATAAGTTTGCCGAGCGACCAGAAGAGGTAATACAAGGAAAAGATATCCGGTTAAGTTTTCCTGAATTTATCGGTATGGAAGATATTCTGGTATCTATTCTCAAAGGAGAACAAGAATTATTTGAATTACCAGGAATTAAACGTTGTAGCAATAGTAATTATGAAATATATATAGATATATATATTATCAGCGAACAAGTTGAATTTAAATTAGCGAATAGATTACTAATTCTTATTGAAGAAGTTACTGATAGATTAGCATTTGAACAGAAGATAGCACAGAAATATCATGAAGCTAGTTTGCTATCAAGTACGTTAATAGCATATAAGAATTATATGGAACAAGTTATTGGCTCAATGGCAGATGCCTTGCTAGTAACAAGTAATTCTGGAAAGATAAAAAAGATTAATACAGCCACAAAAAAAATATTTGGTTTTAGTGAAGCAGAATTAATTGGTCATTCAATTTCTCTAATAATTGATGATTATACTTTATTCCAAAACATCCTCAAAAAATATTCATTATCGCAGCAAAAATCCTCAAATATCGAGGTTGTTTGTCGAACAAAAAAAAGAGAAAAGCTGTTAATAGCCTTTTCTTGTTCAGTTGTTCCTAATCATATAGGTAGTTTAGAGGATATTGTCTATATTGGTCGAGATATTACTGCTCGTCAGCGCCGAGAGCAGCGTATTTGCGCTCAGTATGCTATTACCAGGATACTCTCAGAGTCCCAAAGTATAAAGGAGGCAATGCCAAAAATTTTGCAAGCTATTTGTCAAACCATAGGATGGGATTTAGGAGAACTATGGACACCAAATGAATATATAACTAGATCTATCAAACGAGACAGTAATAATAATATAGTCCTGAGATGCGTAGAAATTTGGTCAAGTCGAGTAGTTTCTGTACGAGAATTTAAAGCTATTACTTGGCAAACTACTTATAAGGCTGGTGTAGGTTTACCTGGTCGAATTTGGGCTAGAAGTTCTCCGCTTTGGCTCAAGGATATTGCAGATGATGACTCTCAGCGATCGCAATCGGCTTCCACCGCTGGATTGCACGCGGCGTTTGGCTTTCCTATCTTAGACGACCGTGAAATTTTAGGAGTAATGGTTTTTTTCAATCAAGAAGTGCAACAGAAAGATATAGACCTCCTACAAATGATGGTTTCTATTGGTAACCAAATTGGTCATTTTATTAAATGCAAACAAACTGAAGCGGCTTTAGTAGAAAGCGAAGAAAGATATCGGGATTTATTTGAAAATGTTAATGATCTGATTCAGTCTGTAAATGCCTATGGTCGTTTTTTGTATGTAAATAAAGCATGGCAAAAAACTCTAGGCTACAGTGAAGCTGAAATTGCTAATATGAACTTGTTTGATATTATCCATCCTGATTTTCATCAACGCAGCCGGCAAAAGTTCTATAGCGTTATGTCAGGTGAAAAGCTTGCACAAGTTCAAACCGCATTTATGACTAAAAATGGTCAAACAATATATCTAGAAGGTAATATTAACTGTAAGTTTGTTGAAGGTAAGCCAGTTGCTATTCGCGGCATTTTTCGTAATATAACCCAGAGAATATTGGCACAAGAAGCACTCTACAATCAAAAAGAACAAACTGAACGTCTATTAAGTAATATTTCACCAGTAGACATTTCCATCCCCAGCCAAGAAACCACTGAAATATCTAAAGATTTTGCTTATGTGACAGTTTTATTTGCAGATATTATTGGCTTGAGCGAAATTGCTGCTTCTATGAGTGCAATGCAACTTGTTAGCCTCCTCAATCCCATTTTTTCTGCTTTTGATCGCCTAAGTGAACGTTATAGTCTCCAGAAAATTCAGACAATTAACGATGCTTATATAGTCATGGCTGGATTACCAATACCACGTACAGATCATGCTCAAGCTATCGCTCACATGGCCTTGGATATGCAAACTGCGATCGCTTTATTCAATAGCGAACACCAGCAAAACTTTCAGATCCGGATCGGTATCCATAGCGGCCCCTTAATTGTCAGTATGATGCATATCCAAAAATTTAACTATAATCGCTGGGGAGAAACTGTAAACCTTGCTAGCTACATGGAATTGCAAGGTATTCCTGGGCAAATTCAAGTATCACAAACTGCCTATGAAAGTTTATATAATGACTTTTTTTTAGAAAAGCGAGGTGAAATTGAAGTTCCAGGCAAAGGTAACATGATGACTTACCTCTTAAAAGCACGTAAATAA